Within Gammaproteobacteria bacterium, the genomic segment CATACGTGAGGCTCGTAAACAGCAAGGTGCAACGCAGGCTGAATTTGCGGCACTTTGTGGCGTTGGGGTGCGTTTTGTTTCAGATTTGGAGAATGGCAAAGCAACCGCTGAGCTGGGTAAGGTGCTGAGTGTTATTCAATGTTTGGGTTTGGAACTGAGCTTGCAGCCTCGGGACTATAGAAACAAAGGTCAAGGATAATGGCTTTATCGGTATATCTGAATCATGATTCTGTGGGTCAACTACAACCGATGGAAAACAGGTTAGCCTGCCTCATGGCGGGTCGCCAAGCTCACA encodes:
- a CDS encoding helix-turn-helix transcriptional regulator; the encoded protein is MYGNISSSQDLGFIIREARKQQGATQAEFAALCGVGVRFVSDLENGKATAELGKVLSVIQCLGLELSLQPRDYRNKGQG